CGATCGTGCGCTGGCCGATCTCCGAGCGGAGCCAGTCGCGAAACCGCTCCTGTCGTGGCTCGGCCTCGATCTGGAGCAGATAGACCGTGTCGCCCTGCCGGAACACGCGGGTGCCATCGCCCTCGCTGACCAGTCGCATCGGCCCGACCGGATCCGCGACAACACGAATTCCGGTCTTGAGCGAGAAGCGCGGCAGAATATGTTGCAAGAGACCCGACCGTGTCAGAACCTCTGGGCTGGCAAGACCAATCGCCTCCTGCGCGTTGCAGGGGGTGGCGAAGGCGAGCAGGCTGAGGCACAAGAGGGCATGTCGCATGTCCCGCAGCCTAACGGCGGCGCGGGCACTGCGTCAAATGACGCGTGGGATACAGGAGAGACCGGGCCATGAGCGGCGATTACAACATGTCGATGCGCAAGTTCCTCAAGCAGGTGGGAGTCACCGGCCAGCAGGCGATCGAGGAGGGGTTGCGCAAGGCGGGCAGCCCCGAGGGCGGCGCCTTTCGCGCCCGGATGGTGCTGACCATCGAGGGGCTGGATGTCAGCCACGAGGTTACCGGCCTGATCAAGGATGGTGACGCATGAGCCTGCGCGAGGCCGTTCTGGCCAATCTCAAGAAGATCACCGACCCGGTTTCCGGACAGGACATCGTCAGCGCCGGCATCGTGCGCGCGCTCAATGTCGAGGGCGACACCGTGCGCTTTGTCATCGAGATCGACCCCAAGCTGGCCGAGCGGATGGAGCCGGTGCGCGCCGCCGCCGAGAAGGCCGCCCAGATGGTCGAGGGTGTGGCCAAGGTCTCGGCCATGATGACGGCGCATTCCGACAAGGCGCCGCCCGAGCTGAAGCCGCGCGCCAAGGCAGCGCCGCAAGGGCCGCAGCCGGTGGCAGGGGTCGACCGCATCGTCGCCGTCGCCTCGGGCAAGGGCGGCGTGGGCAAATCCACCGTGTCGGCCAACCTCGCCTGTGCGCTGGCCGCCGAAGGGCGGCGCGTCGGCCTGCTCGACGCCGATGTCTATGGCCCGTCGCAGCCGCGCATGCTGGGCGTGTCGGGGCGGCCTGCCAGCCCGGACGGCAAGACCATCCTGCCTCTTCGCAATCATGGCGTCACGATGATGTCGATGGGGCTGATGACCAACGAGGGGCAGGCGGTGGTCTGGCGCGGTCCGATGCTGATGGGCGCGCTGCAACAGATGATGAACCAGGTGCAATGGGGCGGGCTGGATGTGCTGATCGTCGACCTGCCGCCGGGCACCGGCGACGTGCAACTGACGCTGAGCCAGAAATTCGCCGTCGATGGGGCCATCATTGTGTCGACGCCGCAGGACGTGGCGCTGATCGACGCCCGCAAGGGGATCGACATGTTCCGCCAGCTCAAGACGCCGATCCTGGGCATGATCGAGAATATGTCGACGCATATCTGTTCCAATTGCGGGCATGAGGAGCATGTGTTCGGTCATGGCGGTGTCGCGGCCGAGGCCGAGAAACTGGGCGTACCGCTACTGGGAGAGATCCCGCTGCATCTGGATATCCGGGTCGCCGCCGATGGCGGCGCGCCGATCGTGGTCAGCAAGCCCGACAGCCCGCAGGCCGAGGCCTTCCGCAGGATTGCCCGCGACCTGATCGCCAAGGGACAGGCATGAGCACGCCCACCTTTCCGCCGCTGATGCAGGGTGTCGCCGCCCAGGGAGGTGACGCCCCGTTCGAGCGGGCGCAGGCCCAGGCGGCGCTTGGCTGTGATGGCGGGACGGTGGTGCACAGTGTTCAGGCCGACCGGCTGCGTGCGGCGCTGGTGCTGGCGCCCGAGGTGGCGCTGGCCGATGCGATGGCGATGCTGCCGCTGTGTGCGGTCGGATTCCAGAACGCGCTGGGGGCGCTGGCCCCACCCGAGGTGGCGGTGCATCTGGACTGGGCTGGCGATATCCATGTCAACGGCGGGCGCTGCGGGCGGCTTTGCGTGGCCGCCTCGACCCGTGATCCGCAGGTGCAGCCCGACTGGCTGGTGATCGGGCTCGATCTGGCGCTGCTGCCCACCTCGGACATGCCCGGTGCGCATCCCGACGAAACCGCGCTTTACGAGGAAGGCTGCGCCGATGTGACCGCTGTCACCCTGCTGGAAAGCTGGACCCGCCATGTGATGACCTGGATCAACCGATGGGAGGACGAGGGCAACGCGCCGCTGCACGCCGAATGGATGGGCCTGGCCCGTGGCGTCGGCGAAGAGGTGACGCGCGCCAACTGCACGGGGACCTTTCTGGGTGTTGACGAGAAGTTCGGGATGCTGATCCGTACCGGTGCCGATACCCGCCTGATCCCGCTGACCGCCTTGCTGGAGGACCCCTCATGAACCTGGCCCGGGCCATTCATTTCGACGAAAGCGACCTCAGGGTCTTTCACAGCCCGGCGCGCACCGGGGAATGGTGCATCTCGGGCGGGTTCGAATTCTCGAACTGGTCGGGCGCCGATCTGGAGGGCAAGGCGCGGCAGGCCTTTGCCAATGGCTGGCTGGGGCTGGAGACCTTCGGGAGGGTCACCTTTGTGGCAGTCACTCGGATCGAGGAGGGCGAGGTGGCGGCGCTGGCCGAGAACCTGGCGCGCCATTTCGTCAGCCATTACGGCGCCCCCTCGATCGAGGCGGCGCTGGAGGTGGCGCGGGGCGAGATCGCCCAGATGGCCGATCTGTGCGAGGGTCACGACCCCAACACGCTGCTGACGGTGGCGCGGGACCTGTCCGAGGCCGGTGTGCGCGAGGCCTATCGCACCATCCAGCCTCAGGAGGCCGAGCTGGACCTGCTGGCGGTGCATGTCACGCCCGACGAATAGAGCGCCGCGCCCGTTGTTGTCAAAAGGAGCGCCTGTGGCGCGCGCCTTTGGTGCCGCGCCTTGCGGCGCGGGATGCGAGGCGCTGCCTCGCGCTCCGGGATATTTGGGGCAAGAGGAAAGGGGCGGCGGAGCCTGATTTTCAGAGCAGGTCGGTGAAGCCGCCATATTGGCCGCGCTTGAACATCAGACCCTTGCCGGGGCGATGGGTGGCGCGCAGCACCTGGCCGACCAGGATCAGGTGATCGCCCGCCGGATGGCGCGCCTGGATTTCGCAATCGAACCGCGCCAGTGCGCCAACCAGTGTCGGCACCCCGTTCAGGCCCGGCGCCCAGTCGACGCCATCAAAGTCGAGACCGTCCAGCGCAAAGCGCTGCGCGATTGCATGTTGCCCCTCGGCCATCACATGGATCGCGTAGTGGCGGGTATTGGCGAAAGTTCCGAAACGGGCCGAGTCATTGGCCAGGCTCCACAGTACCAGCGCCGGTTCCAGCGAGACCGAGGCAAAGGAATTGGCGGTGATCCCCGCGGGCCCATGCGTGGATTGTGCCGTGATCACGGTCACGCCGGTCCCGTAACAGCCCAGCGCGTCGCGAAAGGCGCGGGCGCTGTCGGGGCCGGGGGTGAATGTGGTCTCGGTCATCTCAGCCTCGGGTCGGGATCGCGCCCCCACGTGCCATGGCGGGGCGGGATTGTCCATGCCGGGGATCGCCTGAATATCGGCGGTCGAGAGATCGGGTTTTCGGTTCATGCCCGCAGCAAAACACCAAAATATGCGTTTTTGATGTTAGAATTGCGCCGCATGGCGGCCGGGTCGCGACCGGATCAGTTCAGATCTTCGATCAACCGCCCGTGTTTGCGGGTTTCGCTGATCACCGCGCCAAACGTGTCGAGCCCGCGCGCGCGCAGCATCGGCAGCATCCGGCACAGCACCTCGGCGGTGGCCTGGGCATCCCCCAGGGCGGTATGGCGCAAAGGCGCGGGAATGGTGACACCCAGCCGGTCGCAAAGCGCGTCCAGTGTGTGGGTCTCGCTGGCGCCGAACAGCACCGCCGAGAGCAGCACCGTGTCGAGGATCGGGTGATCCCAGTCCAGCCCGCAACGCGGCCCGTGACGGCGCAGGAAGGCAATGTCGAAGGGCGCGTTATGGGCCACGATCACCGCGTCGCGGGCGAACTGGTGGAACTGGCGCGCGGCGGCCACGATATC
The window above is part of the Ruegeria pomeroyi DSS-3 genome. Proteins encoded here:
- a CDS encoding DUF6505 family protein, whose product is MNLARAIHFDESDLRVFHSPARTGEWCISGGFEFSNWSGADLEGKARQAFANGWLGLETFGRVTFVAVTRIEEGEVAALAENLARHFVSHYGAPSIEAALEVARGEIAQMADLCEGHDPNTLLTVARDLSEAGVREAYRTIQPQEAELDLLAVHVTPDE
- a CDS encoding DUF4444 domain-containing protein, producing the protein MSTPTFPPLMQGVAAQGGDAPFERAQAQAALGCDGGTVVHSVQADRLRAALVLAPEVALADAMAMLPLCAVGFQNALGALAPPEVAVHLDWAGDIHVNGGRCGRLCVAASTRDPQVQPDWLVIGLDLALLPTSDMPGAHPDETALYEEGCADVTAVTLLESWTRHVMTWINRWEDEGNAPLHAEWMGLARGVGEEVTRANCTGTFLGVDEKFGMLIRTGADTRLIPLTALLEDPS
- a CDS encoding Mrp/NBP35 family ATP-binding protein; the encoded protein is MSLREAVLANLKKITDPVSGQDIVSAGIVRALNVEGDTVRFVIEIDPKLAERMEPVRAAAEKAAQMVEGVAKVSAMMTAHSDKAPPELKPRAKAAPQGPQPVAGVDRIVAVASGKGGVGKSTVSANLACALAAEGRRVGLLDADVYGPSQPRMLGVSGRPASPDGKTILPLRNHGVTMMSMGLMTNEGQAVVWRGPMLMGALQQMMNQVQWGGLDVLIVDLPPGTGDVQLTLSQKFAVDGAIIVSTPQDVALIDARKGIDMFRQLKTPILGMIENMSTHICSNCGHEEHVFGHGGVAAEAEKLGVPLLGEIPLHLDIRVAADGGAPIVVSKPDSPQAEAFRRIARDLIAKGQA
- a CDS encoding DUF6494 family protein; the protein is MSGDYNMSMRKFLKQVGVTGQQAIEEGLRKAGSPEGGAFRARMVLTIEGLDVSHEVTGLIKDGDA
- a CDS encoding flavin reductase family protein, coding for MTETTFTPGPDSARAFRDALGCYGTGVTVITAQSTHGPAGITANSFASVSLEPALVLWSLANDSARFGTFANTRHYAIHVMAEGQHAIAQRFALDGLDFDGVDWAPGLNGVPTLVGALARFDCEIQARHPAGDHLILVGQVLRATHRPGKGLMFKRGQYGGFTDLL